A genome region from Eremothecium cymbalariae DBVPG#7215 chromosome 4, complete sequence includes the following:
- the MPE1 gene encoding cleavage polyadenylation factor subunit MPE1 (similar to Ashbya gossypii ABR070C), with product MSSTIFYRFRSQKDTSRVLFDGTGITVFDLKRDIIQENKLGDGSGFRLLIYNPDTMEEYEDDAAVISRSSMVIVKRSPATHGTAGNASRYVMGKPRVLTRPGGGGSTFGGGYGGPSGNVSGSGSGMGNGAGGTEEERIARMFANQENQWQETQQAMSVAVPVFRSHGGGPGGGGGQHHQDDGPPPPGYMCYRCGGKDHWIKNCPTNSDPNFEGKRIRRTTGIPKKFLKSVEIDPMTMTPEEMAEKKIMVTDDGKFVVQVADQHSWEDYQRKQQQQKIAVREQDAVWLPNRFKDLPAELKCPLTGGLIRGPVKTERCCKKVVSEVPMEDALLESDFVCPLCGAGDILLDSLVPDEATSKQIEQFLETHKAKRAADSASGPVAIDSTVVGTAPGAAAGTAAATELGNGEHGGVGDEPSNKKAKIPSMPLPPFGMPFMFPMPFMPPVSGTKDNSNTTKNTSTSTSSTNTNANTNSNNNSNSENNKNNKNSKS from the coding sequence ATGTCGAGCACTATATTTTATCGGTTTAGGTCTCAGAAGGATACCTCGAGGGTGTTGTTTGATGGGACTGGTATTACTGTGTTTGATTTGAAGAGGGATATCATTCAGGAGAACAAGTTGGGGGATGGATCTGGGTTTCGGTTGCTGATATACAATCCAGATACGATGGAGGAATACGAAGATGATGCGGCAGTGATTTCGCGGTCTAGTATGGTTATTGTGAAACGTTCTCCTGCAACGCATGGAACTGCGGGTAATGCTTCTAGGTATGTGATGGGTAAGCCCAGAGTGCTTACGAGGCCTGGTGGTGGGGGGTCTACTTTTGGAGGCGGATATGGAGGACCATCTGGGAATGTTAGTGGTAGTGGGAGTGGGATGGGTAATGGTGCGGGAGGTACAGAGGAAGAAAGGATAGCTAGGATGTTTGCTAACCAAGAAAATCAGTGGCAGGAGACACAACAAGCGATGTCTGTTGCCGTGCCTGTGTTTCGGTCGCATGGAGGTGGTCCGGGTGGCGGGGGTGGGCAGCACCATCAAGATGATGGTCCACCCCCACCAGGTTATATGTGTTATAGGTGTGGTGGTAAGGACCATTGGATTAAGAACTGTCCAACGAATTCAGATCCCAATTTTGAAGGTAAGAGGATACGAAGAACTACCGGTATTCccaagaagtttttgaagtctGTTGAGATTGACCCGATGACGATGACTCCAGAGGAGATGgcagagaagaagattatgGTAACCGATGACGGTAAGTTTGTCGTGCAAGTTGCAGACCAGCATTCATGGGAGGACTATCAGcggaagcagcagcagcagaagatCGCTGTGCGCGAACAAGATGCTGTTTGGTTACCGAACCGTTTTAAAGATCTACCCGCAGAGCTCAAGTGTCCACTTACTGGTGGGCTTATACGTGGTCCTGTCAAGACTGAACGATGTTGTAAGAAGGTAGTATCAGAAGTACCCATGGAGGATGCTCTATTGGAGAGTGACTTTGTATGTCCCTTGTGCGGCGCTGGCGATATTTTGTTGGATTCACTAGTGCCCGACGAGGCTACTTCGAAGCAAATAGAACAGTTTCTCGAGACACATAAGGCTAAACGGGCTGCAGATAGTGCTAGTGGACCTGTAGCTATCGATAGTACAGTGGTAGGCACTGCTCCAGGAGCGGCTGCGGGCACTGCAGCTGCAACAGAACTTGGTAACGGTGAACATGGTGGTGTTGGAGACGAACCCAGTAACAAGAAGGCCAAGATTCCTTCTATGCCTTTACCGCCCTTTGGCATGCCGTTTATGTTTCCAATGCCATTCATGCCTCCAGTATCAGGAACAAAAGACAACAGCAACACTACTAAAAACACTAGtaccagcaccagcagcaccaATACCAATGCTAACACGAATAGCAACAACAATAGTAACAGTGAGAATAACAAGAATAACAAGAATAGTAAGTcataa
- a CDS encoding putative methyltransferase (similar to Ashbya gossypii ABR069W): MQSSSLPPKFQTSDANSFGQYTAEKRWPIIVQNCIDDFSAETGLSPSALAQQQHILDELEKLKREIQEDGELRPFTKEEMELSKVPKVFNERGEELGKQTWVNGEWLYCEVYLYRRILVLFRQNEAWRDYDVFESVKRETFRQSEHGVVELAKWYQSLSGQMGSELEALFQEFVEISLWGNATDLSLLTNVTLEEIQSIQGASVRSDSQERILINDTSLVWQALGAGKVRDSKQRVDFVLDNSGFELYADLLFSLFLLDSGMAGTCVLHAKDSPYMVSDTMVKDYHQLTGDLHDRSFFSCDSGKDTAARSALDFVSERISSAFSKGQLVVKEHPFWTEPGDFWELVPGHPVFEDLKDSDLVIFKGDFNYRKLTGDLRWPRSTPYRKAIGPLAQHGLRSLSLRTAKSDVIVGLAEGVDEKLCAEWEAKGNEHGSWWASSGKWAVICYSDGKPL; this comes from the coding sequence ATGCAAAGTTCTTCCCTACCTCCTAAATTTCAGACCAGTGATGCAAATTCATTTGGTCAATATACTGCAGAGAAGCGGTGGCCCATTATTGTTCAGAACTGCATTGATGATTTCAGTGCCGAAACTGGGTTGAGTCCTTCAGCGTTggctcagcagcagcatatATTGGACGAGCTGGAGAAGCTTAAGAGGGAGATTCAGGAAGATGGTGAGTTAAGGCCGTTTACAAAGGAGGAGATGGAATTGAGTAAAGTTCCAAAGGTTTTTAATGAAAGGGGTGAGGAGCTTGGGAAGCAGACCTGGGTTAATGGCGAATGGCTCTATTGTGAGGTATACCTCTATCGCAggattttggttttgtttcGTCAGAATGAGGCATGGAGGGATTATGATGTGTTTGAAAGTGTGAAGCGGGAAACGTTCCGTCAATCAGAACATGGTGTTGTGGAATTGGCTAAATGGTACCAAAGTTTGTCAGGCCAAATGGGAAGTGAGTTGGAAGCACTGTTCCAGGAGTTTGTTGAGATTTCGCTTTGGGGAAATGCTACGGATTTGTCTTTGCTAACGAATGTGACGTTGGAAGAGATTCAATCTATCCAAGGAGCGTCAGTTCGGTCAGATTCGCAGGAGCGGATCTTGATCAATGATACTAGTTTAGTGTGGCAAGCCCTTGGAGCTGGCAAGGTGCGTGATAGTAAGCAGCGTGTGGATTTTGTTCTTGACAATAGTGGGTTTGAGTTGTATGCAGATTTACTATTTTCGTTATTTTTGCTTGATTCAGGTATGGCTGGCACCTGTGTATTACATGCGAAGGACTCCCCTTATATGGTCAGTGACACGATGGTTAAAGACTATCACCAACTAACTGGTGATTTACATGATAGGAGCTTCTTCTCTTGTGATAGCGGCAAGGACACCGCTGCTCGCTCTGCACTAGATTTTGTTAGTGAACGTATTTCTTCAGCATTCTCCAAAGGTCAACTTGTTGTGAAGGAACATCCTTTCTGGACTGAGCCGGGCGACTTCTGGGAGCTTGTACCAGGCCACCCTGTTTTTGAAGACCTCAAAGATTCAGATCTTGTAATCTTTAAGGGCGATTTCAATTACCGTAAACTCACCGGTGACCTCCGTTGGCCACGTTCTACTCCATATAGGAAGGCCATCGGACCCCTCGCACAGCATGGGTTACGTTCGCTCAGTTTAAGAACTGCGAAATCGGACGTCATTGTCGGTCTGGCAGAGGGTGTTGACGAGAAACTTTGTGCCGAATGGGAGGCAAAGGGTAACGAGCATGGATCTTGGTGGGCTTCCAGCGGAAAATGGGCCGTCATTTGTTATAGCGATGGGAAACCCCTCTAG